The genomic stretch TGGTCGATAAATTAAGAGGCGAAGCACAGGCTGAAGCCGATGATAACGCTCGGGTCATCGTGACCACCGCCATGGAGCGCATTGCTGGTGATCTGACTTCGGAGCGGACGGTGACGGCCGTGGAACTTCCCAGCGAGGAAATGAAGGGCCGCGTTATTGGCAAAGAGGGCCGCAACATTCAGGCCTTTGAGCGAGCCACTGGCGTTGATGTCATCATCGATGAAACGCCCGGTGCCATTATTCTTTCTAGCTTTGATCCGCTGCGCCGCCAAGTTGCGCGCATTGCGCTGGAAAAATTGCTCCAAGATGGGCGGATCCATCCGGCTCGGATCGAAGAAGTCGTTCAAAAGGCCGAAGCCGAAGTCGATAAGATAGTCAAAGAGGCCGGCGAAAAGGCTTTGAAGGAAACCGGTGTAGTCGGTGTACCGCCAGAACTAGTTCAATTACTCGGTCAGCTCAAATTTAGAACTTCGTTTAGCCAAAATGTCCTGCAACATTCTATCGAGATGTCGCAACTGGCTGGCATTATTGCCACAGAAGTTGGAGCCGATGTGCGTATAACCAAAACAGCCGCCCTGTTGCACGATATCGGCAAGGCTTTGACGCATGAAATTGAAGGCAAGCATCACCACATCTCTGGCACCATGATCCGCAAATACGGAATGGATGAAGTTATTGCCCACGCCGCCGAGGCCCACCATGATGATATCGATGCCACTACGCCCGAGGCCATGATTGTCCGGGTGGTTGATGCCATTTCGGCTGGTCGCCCCGGTGCCCGCGGCGATACGCTCGAAAACTATGCCAAGCGTATGACGGAGCTGGAAAACTTGGCCAATACCTTCCCTGGCATCAACAAAAGCTATGCCGTTTCGGCTGGGCGCGAAATCCGCATTATCGTGACCCCTGAGGAAATCGACGATCTCCAAGCTATCAAACTAGCTCGCGACATCGCCACCAAGATCGAAGCCACTCTGAAGTATCCTGGTACCATCAAAGTCAATGTCATCCGTGAAACTAGAGCCACCGAGTTCGCCAAATAAGAGCTTGGATATTTGTGCATTCGGCTAGAATCGGCCTGAGATAGCAGTTTTTTATGTATTTTCAAGGCTTGTATTAAAACCAGCTCGGGATTACACTACAAAATCGTAATAGGAGCACAATAAAGCTATGACAAAGCACGAATTGATTGATAACCTCTCACGCGAAACTGGTATGACTAAGCGTCAGGTAGAGGATGTGGTCGCCAAGTTAACAGGCATTATTAGCCGGACTATCAAGGGTGGCGAAAAGGTCTCCATTACTGGTTTTGGTACCTTTGATTTAGGCAAACGGGCCGCACGCCGAGGTGTTAATCCGCAGACTGGGGGCGAAATTCGCATTCCGGAGATGCCAATGCCTCGCTTTCGGGCTGGCAAACGTCTAAAAGAAATAGTGCGTTAAGACTAAACAACTCTCACAAAAACACCCGTCAAATCCGGCGGGTTTTTTGTATTGTCAAACAATTATGTTAGGCGTAAGCTAGCGATGAGCACTTTGAGTGGGGAAAAAGAATAGCCAGTAAGTTGCTTCAAAGTTCAACGTCTGACTCTAGTGAGTTGGAGGTGCCCTATGTGGCAGGACCGAAATCGCAAGCCAATCTGGCAAATGTCTCCTGAGGAGCGCCGGGCTGAGGCCCATCGACGCGAGGAAGTCAGGTCAAGCCCGGCGACCGCTCATCGATTCACTTCAGTCGTTTTGAGTGACATCGATGCCGCACTGAGCGAATCGAAGGTGGTGACTGCGCTCGAGTTCTAATCACCCCGAGTCATAATCAGCCGGCAGGCCAAACAACGAAACAGGGCGAGGACTTGATTGTCCTCGCCCTTAAGCGTTCTCGTTTTTGTTTTCGGCGCCGTTAGTTCGATTCGTGTCTGGTTGCTTGCACCATCGGAAGAACCGCTCGGCCTGGAATGACTCGGTAGAACCTGGTTAGCTCGGAGATACTCACCCACCGCCCGAGCCCAGATTGACCAAGCTCAAGCAGTACAATGGTGTGATCTTTCTCGCGCCGGAAATCCGCCAGTCGGTAGACCCTGCTGTCGTGGAGTCTCTGAACCAAGCAATTGATCCCGAAGCCCAGTCCAGCAGCTTCAGTAACTGGCATTTCACGCACGTCGAAGACGGTGCGTCGATCTAGCCAATCCCGATCGTGGAGTAGTGGGTCGTGCACGAGCAACGAGATTGTCATTGCTTGCTCCAGTCATTGATGAGAACTTGAAACCGCTTATGCAGTCTCATAACTCCACTATCCCACTAATTATTTATTTGTCAATACATAAAGCTATTTTAGCTAGCTGGCCCAGCCACAAAGGTTAGGGCATGGCCGCGGTGGCCAGCTCGGCCAGTCCGGCCGATGCGATGAATGTAGTCCTCATAGGTGGTTGGTTGATCGAAGTTGATAACGTGGCTGACTTGTGGGATATCGAGCCCCCGCGCGGCCACATCCGTTGCCACTAAGATAGAGGTGCGACCATCCTTAAAGGCCTGTAAGGCTCGTTGGCGCTGAGGCTGAGATTTATTACCGTGAATGGCTTCAGCCTTAAAGCCCTGCCCGGCCAGATTATCAGCTAGACGTTGAACGCTCCATTTGGTTTGGCCAAATATCAAGACTTTATCGAAATCTGGTTGGGCCAAAAGGCCTTGTAGAATCCGAATCTTTTCGTCCTTAGACCCAGCCCGAATAATATTTTGCTCCACGTGGTCACTTGTTTCGCTGGTGCGAACCGAAATAACCACTGGATCAACCAGCATCTGATCGATCAAACGGCGGATGTCGGCTGGAATAGTAGCGCTAAAGCAATACGACTGCCGTTTGGCTGGCAAGCGGTCCAGCAAGAATCGAATATCATGGATAAAGCCCATATCGAGCATCCTATCGGCTTCATCCAGCACCAAGATGCCCACGCTACCCAGCTTTAGGGCGTGCTGATTGTAGAGATCCTTTAAGCGGCCGGGCGTACCAACCACGACTTGCGGCCCCTGCCTCAATTGGCTAACTTGCCGATTGATACCTGCACCACCAACTATCAAGGCCGAATAGAGCCTGAGTCCCCGAGCAAAGGCCCTAAATTCCTCATCGATTTGAATGGCTAGTTCACGGGTTGGCGCAATAATCAAAGCGGTTTGGTTCGGTTGATGCTTGAGGGCCTGGATAATTGGCAACACAAAGGCCGCCGTTTTGCCGGTACCGGTGTTGGCAATGCCAATAATATCGCGCCCGGCTAGCGCCGGTTTGATGGCACCGTCTTGAATTGGGGTTGGGATGCTAAAACCGCGTTCGGCAATGGTGCGCTCAAGCTCTGGCATTAAACCAAAGTCATTAAAGGTGTGGGTGGGCACAAACTCCGCTTGGTCGGCCGGCTGGGCGGCTTGGTTGATAAAGCGTTGGGGGTCAATATATTGTCCGGCGCGTTGAGGCCGGTTGTTGCCGCCATGGCGGGAGTTGCGAAAAACCTTGTTGCCCCGCTGGCTAACGGGTTTAGCGAATGAACTTTTGCTCATGAATACCTTTCTATTAGATCTAGCTGATGAACGGCGAGATCTAGTAGATATACTCGGTATTCACCCAAAGTTGCTATACAAGAATTAACTATAACATACAAGATCATCTTTGTCTATAAGTCTTTTAGTGTGATGTGCCTACTTTTTGACCTAACCCAGTGCTAAACTACTAATTATGACTCAAGTAAAGCTATATTCTTGGAACGTTAATGGTATAAGAGCGGTTATTCGCAAAGAATCGCTGACCGAGTTCTTTGCCCGTCACCAACCTGATATTTTATGCTTGCAGGAAACAAAGGTTGGCAAGGATGCGGTTGAAGTTGAAACCCCTGGTTATGAGCAATACTGGAACTCAGCCGCCAAACCCGGTTATTCTGGCACCGCTATCTTTTCTAAAACCAAGCCCCTCAAAGTTACCAATGGATTCCCCGAAGGTTTTGCTAGCAAATACAACTTTGTCGATCATGAGACCCGTGATGCGGCCGGTGAAGGTCGAGTAATCGCGGCCGAATTTGATAAATTTTACGTCGTCACCGTCTACACCCCGAATGCCAAGGACGATTTGAGTCGAATCCCCCTGCGCCATGAGCATTGGGACCCAGCCTTTTTGGCCTACTGCCAAGAGCTCGAAAAAACCAAGCCGGTGGTTTTTTGCGGTGACCTGAACGTCGCTCATACCCCCGATGACTTAGCTAGACCCAAGGAAAACGAGGGCAAAAAAGGCTTTACGGCTGAGGAGCGTGAGGGTTTTGACAAGTTTGAAGCAGCGGGCTTTATTGATACCTTTCGGCTCTTTACACAGGGCAACGGTTTCTACACCTGGTGGAGCGCCTGGGGTGGTGCCCGTGAACGTAATGTCGGCTGGCGGATCGATTACTTTATGGCTTCCAAACAACTCAAAGACAAAGTGATAGAAGCCGATATCCACCCCGACATTATGGGATCCGACCATTGCCCGATCAGCGTAACCCTGGATCTTTAAGGAGGAAATCATGAAACTCAAAGGCGCATCCGGCTATTCCTACTACGTTAGTGATCTGGATAAGACGGCGGACTTTTACACTAAGCTTGGGTTACAAATTAAGGAACGCACCGATAATCGCATCGTCATCTACCTCAACTGGTATCGCATCGACTTAGTCAAAGCTGGTCCCGAAGATTACGCCGAATTTCGTGACGAGGCTGATAAGGGCGACAAGGGCGCCGGAGTCTTCCTCTACTTTAATGTTGATGACGTTGATGCAACTTATAAGGAGCTGGCCGATGCCGGTATCAAACCGGCCACCGAACCGGCCGACCAGCCCTGGGGTAACCGCGAATTCGTGATATTGGATCCGGATGGTTATAAACTTGTCATATTCAAACGCAAAGCCGCTAAGAATCCGTTGAATTAATAAGCAAACGCCCGCCGACCTCATAGATCGACATGGCGTCTACTAAAGTCAGCGGGCTACCCCTTAATCGGCTTCCAGTGTGAGGGAGCTCTCCCATCGATCATGCTGAGAGCTTCTTTGAGCACCTTTTGATCATCGATGAGCACTCGCAAGTATTTCTTAACCCCCAGCTTTTTTACCCGTCTCATTGGAGTGATGCCGAATGGGTTGAGAAACCCGGAGCATGCCAGACCCAGGGCAAATGCGATCTCCTGTCCATTGAACTCTCGTCCGGCCCACCCGAGAACGACTGGGTAGAGACGCTCGACTCGTGCACTGTCGTCTGAGACACTCAGCAATCGCTCGAGCATTTCATCGCGATCAGGAAGCGTAACCTTTTGATCGGACATTATTCCTCCAGAGCAGGGGATGAACGCCGCAACCTTACCATATGTAGCCAACTTAGTCAATCTGGTCCAACACGTAATCGTTCTTGAGTTAAAATGATTTCAGTGCTCGAATTTAGAAACCTAGGTAAAGATGTTCCTATAGCCCCCTTTACGACTTATCAAATTGGTGGGCCAGCTGACTATTTCATCACCGCAAATTCGAAATCTGAGTTGGCTGAAGCCGTTTCATCCGCTCGCAATGAAAATATGCCGTATTTTATCCTCGGAACGGGAGCTAACATCCTGGTTGGAGATAAAGGCTTTCGTGGGCTGGTTATTCACAATCAGGCTAAGTCTTTTCATTTTGATGATAACTTGCTGATTGCCGAAAGCGGCTGCGTTATAACCGATTTGATAACGGAATCGGTTAAAAAAGGACTTTCCGGTTTGGAACATTTTGCGGGAATTCCGAGTAGCGTTGGTGGGGCAATTTGGCAAAATCTTCATTTTCTGGCGCCTGACCGCAAGAGCACTATCTTTATTGGTCAGTTTATTAAATCTGCTGATATTCTTGACCGAACAGGCGAAGTCCATACAGTCGGCAACGATTTCTTTCAGTTTGGGTATGATGACAGCATTCTTCACCACCAAGAAATCGCGGTGCTTGATGTAACTTTTGCCCTGGACTCAAAACCCTCCACACAAATCGAAGAACGGGTTATAGCCAACTTAGCTTGGCGAAGCAAAAAACAGCCTCAACTAAGCGAATATCCGTCATGCGGTTCAGTTTTCAAAAAAATCGAAGGCGTAGGGGCCGGGCGGTTAATTGATAAGGCCGGACTTAAGAACAAACAAATCGGTGGGGCCGCAGTCTCTAGTAAACACACCAATTACATAGTCAATAAAGCCAATGCCACAGCCGCTGATGTTCGCAAATTAATCTCGATCGTCCAAAGTGAAGTGAAGCGGGATAGCGGTTATAACCTGGAGCCGGAGATTAGCTTCATAGGCGAATTTTAGTACTTATAAATTTGGGGCGAGTGATGGGGCTCCCGCCAGCCGGCGGATAAACTTCTCGCCCCCTTCTTTACATCAAAAAATGCCGATGACACTGGGTCACCAGCATTTTTTGGGGCGAGTGATGGGGCTCGAACCCACGACCTACTGGACCACAACCAGTCGCTCTAACCTACTGAGCTACACCCGCCGCACGAAAACAAATTATAACAGAAATTATGGCGGATGGCGAATAATATATGAGGTTAAATGCTTGACAAATTGTATATATAATCCTATGATTCGCCAATCACCACTCGGTGAGGAAATCGTGGGGTACTCGACAAGTAGAGGGGGTCAGCTATGAATCAAAAAGCGCGGCTGGCTTCGTACATCGAGGCCGCCATCATCATGACGAACATCGTCGATCCGGTGGGTGAGTGCGGCAGCTGTGGCGAAAGGGTTGATGCTTGGATGCGCCAACACGTCAACTTGTACGGACAGCCGATTCCAACGATTTGCGTGGTCGAGTTCAAGTACTTGGCAGCATTCTTTGGTCCTGGTGTTCTGGAGGGAAGCAAGGAAGCCGCCAGAACTCTCAGCTGCACCTATGGCTTGCCCTTTGTTGGCTGGGTTACTGGGAACGTCCCGAATCGACGTGGTTCGCCACATTGTCGACAGATCTACAGGCCGTGGGGTCCAGCTGAATGGGACTAGGCCCCAACTGTGCGCAGCCGCTAACGTGGCTGCGCACAAACTTTTTTAAATCGCTTGAGCACAAATTGGGCAGACCTCGGTTTCTTCAAAACCGGATTCCCAAGTCCGAAAAGCTTTGCCCATCGGCATGAATTGCAAAAATAGTCTAAGATCGGCTAATCGCCGTAAAACCCACCCTAGGTAACCGTAGATGCTGAGTTTACCCCATTGAACAGCCGCCCAATTTGGCCCGACCGGTATGGCGCTGATCGGTTTTTTGGCTTGGTAAGGCTGCGTATGGCCCTTAGTTATGAGTTCGGTCACATAATTGGCATCGTGGAGGGCAGTTTGGGCTATCCCGCAGTAGGGCGTATCGGCGTTATCGCCGATGACGTAAACGTGGGGCAGCGCCATCAAATGCTCATCGACTGCCACCCGCCCACCCTTACCAAATTTAAAGGTTTGGCCTTGAGAAGCGAAAAACGGATTATTAGTAACACCGGCTGTCCAAGCCACGATGTGCGAGCTGATGTGCCCGCGGGGCAAGTCGAGTTGATCAACTTCCTCGCTCATGACCCGAGTATTTAGATGTACGTCGATTCCCAAGTGTTTCAAGTGGGCACTTACTCGGCGGGCATAGGCTTCGGGTAATGCCGGCAACAGTCTGGGGCCAGCTTCAATCACATCGATGGCATAGGCTTTGTTTAAGTGATGGGACTTGCGAATATGCTTGATGTAGGCCGAGAGTTCACCAGCCAGTTCAACCCCCGTCGGTCCGCCGCCGATAACAACATAATTATGCTCGGCCCTTTGGCCACTGACTAAATCTTCATGAAGCTTGCGTTTAAATTCTAAGGCCTCTTGAATACTCTTAATGCCGTATGAATATTCAGCTAAACCTTTGATACCCATATAGTTAGTTACGCTACCCAGAGCCAAAATCATCTCATCGTAGGGGTAGACCGAACCACTGGCGCCGATAACTTTTTGGCCCGAAATATCTAGTTCAGTGACCTCATCACAAACTACCTCGATGTTTTGGTCTGACTCAAAAAAGTCGGCTAGAGAAATAGCTGATTCAAACGGCGATCGGCCGGTGGCTGCGCGATACAGAGCCGGGTGGTATTCGAAGTAGTTGTTTTTAGAGATTAACTTAACGCTGTAGTCGGCCTGGCCAGCCAGATTAATAGCGGCCCGCACACCCCCAAAGCCACCCCCAACAATTACGATCCGCTTCACGCTCTGGCTTTAACGAAGGCCAGCAATGCCAGTAGCAGCATGACGCCGGCTCCAATCAAAGCCACACAGGCGGCATAGGCCGAAACCATTCCAAAGACGGAGAAGGCATAGGCTGTTAGTAAGCTGGAGCGGAGCATATCACCTTGGAAGAGGACGTTTTTTAAGGCAGCCAGTTTGGCATCGGTCGGGGCGGCTTGAGCGGCCGAGGAAACCTCGGCATAGGTTTTACCGCCGCTAGCTTTCATCATGTGTTCCCAAATGAATTCATCGGCGTAGGCTTTGGCCTTGGGTCCGGTATCAACGGCCTGGCCACCGTAGCGTTGCAAACCAGGGAATTCACTGGCACTTAAACCGGCACTGCCTGCCGCTGGGAAGGTAATTTTTTCTTGGACCAACTGTGAGCGGACTCTGGAAGTAGCGAAGTTATAACCCAAGCGAGCGAATCCGGCGCCAACCACCAACACCAGAGCTAAGACAACCCCGATTGAACCAAGGACGCTATAAAACTCTTTTTGCGAAATATTTTTTGCCATGACTAAGCCTTTTGATTAAATCCTAACATCATTTTAACATAAGCTCTATCCGCTAGTTCCCCATTTGGCTGCCAGTATCGAAAGATCGAGAATATTCACAACGCCATCACCGTTCAAATCGCCTTGAGCAGCAGTCGCACCAGTCCGGCCATAATTCGCCGCAAAGATCGAAAGATCAAGAATGTTTACAATACCGTCATG from Candidatus Saccharimonadales bacterium encodes the following:
- the rny gene encoding ribonuclease Y, with amino-acid sequence MLPLFVVAALAAGGATGYATNIAINKNKSNTADSKAKKILDEAQAKAKETTLEAKTDAIKIAEAAKREESERRKQLIETENRLSSRETTLDKKLEELDRRAEGLRQRETDIEELKDEIRTIRTKQQENLEKIAKLKREEARDKLMQMTERDIKADLVGLVDKLRGEAQAEADDNARVIVTTAMERIAGDLTSERTVTAVELPSEEMKGRVIGKEGRNIQAFERATGVDVIIDETPGAIILSSFDPLRRQVARIALEKLLQDGRIHPARIEEVVQKAEAEVDKIVKEAGEKALKETGVVGVPPELVQLLGQLKFRTSFSQNVLQHSIEMSQLAGIIATEVGADVRITKTAALLHDIGKALTHEIEGKHHHISGTMIRKYGMDEVIAHAAEAHHDDIDATTPEAMIVRVVDAISAGRPGARGDTLENYAKRMTELENLANTFPGINKSYAVSAGREIRIIVTPEEIDDLQAIKLARDIATKIEATLKYPGTIKVNVIRETRATEFAK
- a CDS encoding HU family DNA-binding protein, coding for MTKHELIDNLSRETGMTKRQVEDVVAKLTGIISRTIKGGEKVSITGFGTFDLGKRAARRGVNPQTGGEIRIPEMPMPRFRAGKRLKEIVR
- a CDS encoding DEAD/DEAH box helicase, yielding MSKSSFAKPVSQRGNKVFRNSRHGGNNRPQRAGQYIDPQRFINQAAQPADQAEFVPTHTFNDFGLMPELERTIAERGFSIPTPIQDGAIKPALAGRDIIGIANTGTGKTAAFVLPIIQALKHQPNQTALIIAPTRELAIQIDEEFRAFARGLRLYSALIVGGAGINRQVSQLRQGPQVVVGTPGRLKDLYNQHALKLGSVGILVLDEADRMLDMGFIHDIRFLLDRLPAKRQSYCFSATIPADIRRLIDQMLVDPVVISVRTSETSDHVEQNIIRAGSKDEKIRILQGLLAQPDFDKVLIFGQTKWSVQRLADNLAGQGFKAEAIHGNKSQPQRQRALQAFKDGRTSILVATDVAARGLDIPQVSHVINFDQPTTYEDYIHRIGRTGRAGHRGHALTFVAGPAS
- a CDS encoding exodeoxyribonuclease III; translated protein: MTQVKLYSWNVNGIRAVIRKESLTEFFARHQPDILCLQETKVGKDAVEVETPGYEQYWNSAAKPGYSGTAIFSKTKPLKVTNGFPEGFASKYNFVDHETRDAAGEGRVIAAEFDKFYVVTVYTPNAKDDLSRIPLRHEHWDPAFLAYCQELEKTKPVVFCGDLNVAHTPDDLARPKENEGKKGFTAEEREGFDKFEAAGFIDTFRLFTQGNGFYTWWSAWGGARERNVGWRIDYFMASKQLKDKVIEADIHPDIMGSDHCPISVTLDL
- a CDS encoding VOC family protein, translated to MKLKGASGYSYYVSDLDKTADFYTKLGLQIKERTDNRIVIYLNWYRIDLVKAGPEDYAEFRDEADKGDKGAGVFLYFNVDDVDATYKELADAGIKPATEPADQPWGNREFVILDPDGYKLVIFKRKAAKNPLN
- the murB gene encoding UDP-N-acetylmuramate dehydrogenase; amino-acid sequence: MLEFRNLGKDVPIAPFTTYQIGGPADYFITANSKSELAEAVSSARNENMPYFILGTGANILVGDKGFRGLVIHNQAKSFHFDDNLLIAESGCVITDLITESVKKGLSGLEHFAGIPSSVGGAIWQNLHFLAPDRKSTIFIGQFIKSADILDRTGEVHTVGNDFFQFGYDDSILHHQEIAVLDVTFALDSKPSTQIEERVIANLAWRSKKQPQLSEYPSCGSVFKKIEGVGAGRLIDKAGLKNKQIGGAAVSSKHTNYIVNKANATAADVRKLISIVQSEVKRDSGYNLEPEISFIGEF
- a CDS encoding FAD-dependent oxidoreductase; the encoded protein is MKRIVIVGGGFGGVRAAINLAGQADYSVKLISKNNYFEYHPALYRAATGRSPFESAISLADFFESDQNIEVVCDEVTELDISGQKVIGASGSVYPYDEMILALGSVTNYMGIKGLAEYSYGIKSIQEALEFKRKLHEDLVSGQRAEHNYVVIGGGPTGVELAGELSAYIKHIRKSHHLNKAYAIDVIEAGPRLLPALPEAYARRVSAHLKHLGIDVHLNTRVMSEEVDQLDLPRGHISSHIVAWTAGVTNNPFFASQGQTFKFGKGGRVAVDEHLMALPHVYVIGDNADTPYCGIAQTALHDANYVTELITKGHTQPYQAKKPISAIPVGPNWAAVQWGKLSIYGYLGWVLRRLADLRLFLQFMPMGKAFRTWESGFEETEVCPICAQAI